In Rhodamnia argentea isolate NSW1041297 chromosome 1, ASM2092103v1, whole genome shotgun sequence, the genomic window TAAGAAAATTAACAATGGATTGTGCTTTTGAGAGTTTTACTTGACCTTCTGCCAATACTCCCTGTTCAAGGTGAGCATAAGCAGTGTCAGGTGGTACGTCGTACATGTAAGAATCTCAAACCTCATTTAAAAGAGGGTATTGAACATTTGTGGtggcaatttttcttgataaatctAGATGTCCATGAGAGACAGAGAGTCCCTTACAGCATGCAAGTCATATGAAATCGACCAGATTCATCATCAAAATGCCAATGACATCATTTACACGAAATGGAGAGATCGAAACTAAAGCCACACGAAACGATACTCGCTACATTCAGCTAATAGAAAGAGCATATGCACGTTTAAGACGACCATTACAAATCACTAAACACGCCATTCTTGatgttaaaattcaattttcgggATTTTACTGactcaaaaaatagtttgaagtaaatttgttataaatgtaccggtttgacGTAAATTTCTCATAGGTGtattaattttgaataaatttatcaccgatatatcaatttaatattttttgattacctgaaaattaatttggggatGACCTGAAAGTTAATTTGGTATAAACTTGTCACAAGCGTtacaagtttgagataaatttattacagttGTATTAGTTTATACTAAatttgtggtattaaccattttcATGGATTTAACACGTCAACTGCCATGTATggtccaactcaacaatttaactgcaaattttgaaattttcgtttcaaaaattaattagaataaatttatcacagatatatctgattgtgatttttcatggtatcgaCCTACTCTTTTATGCTAATGATGTTTTCGTACACAAGTGGCTTGACTGTAAAGACAAACGCATCAGCCTCGCATGCTCGTGAAAGGGAGCTAAGTTGGTAAAATGAACACTGATTTTGTACTTCGATGAGCATTGATTCTAGACTTTGATTCCAAATTTCGTCACACCTTTACAAGGCCGTACCAAAAGTTAGTCCCTTGAATGCTCGGTCATATGTAGATGCTTGCTTAACCGGACCGTTATATGCAAAATTGAGCTCAAAATACCACTTAATgataatagaaaagaaaaacggTGCGCAACAAATAAAAAGCTAATTTACACCTTCCGATCATGTTTTGAATTAAGTACATTTGTCTTTTTGTTAAGTTTCgagattatttttctttttcagagtATGAATGATGCTGTACAGAATCTCCGATTGAACATTCAGCCTACTTCAAAAGCAATAAAGCACCCACCGTTTTCTCTGAATGATCTTAATCGTTTTTTAAACCTTCATATATTCTAGACAGAAGAAGTCCGGCCTGACTAAAGAAGATAACATTTTGACCCTAAGTACACGTACCatataaaaattggtaaaattacgGTACCCAAAAACACACCCGATAGCATTACTAGCTAAACCTGAATACCAGGCACAATGTAATTGCAACCAGTGATGAGAACTGTGATTTTGCGTGCATGAAAATAACTTAAACATGGTGATGTGAGCAACAGTTAAACCATATAACACAACCCTGTAAACtttaggcttcatttatttcaccaaatgtaaatgatttaaaaaacatttccctgaaaatgatcgcttatatcgcttaaatttaataatttatgtctaaacatctaATGGATGATAGAAAAGTTGTCCATGACACGTTTCCCTGCGCAGCAATACTTTATTGAGTAAGACAAATCGACCCTTCCATTATTTCAACAGACAAAACTCATCGGTCTTCCATGATATTTGACTGAAAGATGAGGCCATACCATCAAACCGCGGCATGCTCAACTGCATCGGAGAACTCTGCACTTTGCAATTGCTACTCCATTGCGGATTAAACAATATTTCAGGCAAGATGCCTCGTGAAGGCACAGCCTCAACCAATCCTCCCTGATTTCAACTCTTGCAGTGGAATTAAATGAATTCTGGAGGACACCCAGTGCAGCGTTGCCAGCCAAATAACCTCAAAGGGGTCATTTCTATTGCCCTTTAGGAAAGAGTCTGCTCTGCTCAGGAACCATTTAACAGACAGAGCTGCCGATCCAAATTTCTTCTATCCACATCTTCCATTCCTCTGCAAGTTACAATAATTCATAAGGTAAAATACATACAAGTCTCATCCATGATCTGATAATTCACTTTATgaagttaattaaaaaaatccaaatgactatatatatttatacatGAAACGAAGCTCAGAAAGATGCACACCGTAGATTTCAAAGTGAATCTCTCTAAAGGCTCTCAAACTACTCAGTCCAAAACAAAGGGAAACGAAATTAAGGGGCCATTGACATATTGGTGACAAAGTGGGAAAGAACACAGAAGAAATGGTAAAATCTGCAACAGTTCTTCTGCCACCATTTAATACGGACAAACCCACAGCAACAGACAACAGACGAATTTATAGCAAAGTTGAAGCACATAATGCTAAAAAAGATTAACTAGGTATTAATCGTTCCTTCCAGGTTAACCTCAGTAAAAGTGGCAGTACTTCATTTATGCTATACATGAGGAAAGAATAATGCTGGAGTATTTCCATGAAAGCATGTAGTAAGTACCACAATGATGATCTTGGAATGCATTTGAACTGATCCTGATCAAAATCAGCCAGCTCAGGGTTACCACCACCACTAGCAGCAACTACTTTGGCTTCTGAATCCACCACTCCTTTACTTTCATCATCTTTACATGCATTGAGATCTGCACTTGCATCAGAAGTATTTGATACACAGTACTTTTGTAACCACCTGTCGGTTTCCCACAGTACATGCATGATGCTCTCACGAGCAGCATAGCCATGGCTCTCAAAGGGAAGAACTACAAGGCGACAAAGAGAACCATGACCCTTTAAGGCATTGAAAAAGCGGTCTGACTGCAACAAACACAATGCAAATCAAAGTGGCGAGCAGGTTAGTGATTTTGTATTTGCAATCAGAAAATCAATCAGTACTGAAATAAACCGGTTAAGGAGAGAGTATGAGAGGATAAGAAAGTACAAAGACACCACCCATGAGTATTGTGTATAAAATCATTTCTCCAAATAAACCTGAAAATAGACCCAAAAACATCTATATACCTGCATGGTTAGTGTTCCTGGATTATTATCTTCCTCTCCATGGATAAGCAAGATTGGTTTCTTAATTCTATGAGCCGACATGAAAGGACTCATCTCCACATATGTATTGGTAGCCTCCCACAAAGTTCTGTCCTCATTCTATACAAACAAAGAGGCACAGTGCCCATTGTCAGCGATCATAAATAAAATACACAAAGCAACTTCAGAAGACACAAGGTCAAGTCAGACAAgatatccgaccaaaaaaaaaaaaaagtcagacaAGATATACCTTACGAATCCAATCACTGGCCTACCTGAAACCCAAAAGGTGTGAGTGTCCTGTTGTAAGCTCCGGAACGAGCTACTCCGCAACAGAATAAATGAGGGGCATGTGCAAGGAGGTTTGCAGTCATAAATGCTCCATATGAGTGTCCTCCAATGGCAACTTTGTTTGGGTGAGCAACCTTAATCAGcaaatgacataaatgaaaCCGGTAAAAATAATCTCATTGACAATAATTTTATGggttgaaaagagaaaaggagcgTACTCCGCGACGAATGACTTCCTCCACAGCAGCCTCTGCACTTGCAACCAATTGCTCTACATAACTGACCAAgcaattgagccaaaatttttagTTCAAGTCTAAGAGCATATTTGGGGTGGCTCAGGCTTTTTGGCTATGGCTTTAGACTTCTATTATTAGCATGTGGCTTCTATTGGATAGAGTGTTGGGAAgtttgtcctaaatcttttggaCTTTTTGTCGAGTTATGTCAAAATGTACAGTTAAAACTCTACTATACTCAACCCTTTCACATTAAAAGGCGTAATGTTTACATTTTTCAGATTCATTTTCACTCAAATGCAAAGGCGTGAGCCAAAAAGCTACAGGGTAGCAGCTCATTCCTACACAGCTTCTCAAGGTTTACTTTTTCACTAGATTTTAATGCCAAAGAATATATGGAAATCAGAACCAGGAGAACAAGAAGTGGGGGAAAAAACACCCAGACAGACTATGGAAAAAAGTACAGCATGTAATGTTTGCCTTAAAGGAGGTAACAGACCGGCGAGGAGAAGCATCCACCAGAAGCATTAACGAGTTATGCATCCATAGATGCATAACTTAACTTTAAGCAAATCATATCCACAGCAAAGAAATCCACAATCAATTTGGCAAAACGTTTCTAATATTACCGTCTCTATAGACCTATACTTTCTTGTCAAGAAATGGCTTTTGTTAGCTTATTGCACAGAGGAAACTCGCGAACATGAAGACTAACTTTATCCAAACAGAAAAAGATTGCTTTACCTATCATTTGCCTCTTCTTTGCCCTCGCCAATGATTGGAATTGTTGGTCCTGATAAGATAGCAAACCTAGACAAGATAAAACCTAAGACAATTATTTACCAGTCCCTAAACTTGGATAAATCAGTCAATACAGATGCCAGGaaactgaaaaaagaaatgggaagagGGAAAATAACAACGGAAACCCATGCCTTCTAGCCAGCCAAAGAAGAGCTGATGTCGGACCTATCCCAGCAAATTCATTAGGAGAACCACGGACTTGTCCAGCAGCATCTTTGCTTTTAAATTCTCCAGGATATGACCAGACTAGACAGGGAAGAGGACCCTCTTTCGATGAATCATAGTTAGGGGGCAGATACAGTGTTGCTGTAAGTTGAACCCCATCCTTCCTCTGATATCGTATCATCTCTTTCTGGAGAGAGGCCAATTGAGGATAGGGATGAGGAAAGTTTGTAATTTGACAAGCTCTCTTATCTGGCCAGCACATAATATAGTACTGTGTATTTTCAGTTTTTGACTCTTTCGAAGTTAAGATCTTCAACTGATCAAGAATAATGTCCCCATCATTTTGATCGGACATTAAAGCAACAACAGACTCGAAATACTTTTCTTTGTCACTCTGCCATATTCGTTCCTTGCTGCCCGTATTCCTGAACAAACATGTAGAAAACAGTGCCAATGCTTTAGAGCTAAAAGGGAAAAACTTGCTGGAGAATGGAGAGCATGGACTTACAGAAGCTTACATTTCAAACAAATCAAGGAAGGGAATGTTCCCTTCTGGTGTTGCGCCACTCCCATTCAATAGGACATAAGTGCCTTCATCGTTTCCCTTCTTCACTTTTGCAATAACATAGGTTCCAGCCGGTGTTCTTCGGAGCATCGGAGAACCAGGATCCGAGTACACATCTTCGGATGACCTGTCAAATAGTATACGAGGATTTGTGTCCTTGGATCCAGGAGAAATAACCCAGGTTCTCGTCCTCCGTGTCTTGTACCAAGACTCGTATACCAAAGCCAATGAATCATCGCACCAAGAAACTCCTCTGAACAGAAATAAATTAAGAGTCCATATTACAATGGTTGCAACATAAGGCACAGTTAGCCATTTGAGTCTTTTGTAGTGATTGCAAATCATGTGGCTATGAGTCATGACTTAATCACTTTGAACTAACTAGATAAAATACAAGTAAAACGataggaggaggagagaggtaTCCAAATCTCCTGAACCGACAGGAAGAAATTATTGCTAATAGTGACTTCAATCTCAGGGAAAAAACAATTCATACCCATATCGAAGATCCACTTTGTGCAAGATTTCTGGTTGTTCACCTTCAAGTGGTTCAGCTGGTTGTGTGTAAATTATATCTCGTGGAGAAACTTCAACTTTCGCATCCCCCCCATCCTGTGTCTCCACCCTAAATGCCttaaatcaattaaaaagaaGCCACATACACAGAAACTAGTAATAACATATCAATTAATCCCATATAAAGTCACATTATCTAACACTATCATAATCATATACCCAACAATAGAACATTCAGAAGAAGGGATATTTAGCAAATTACGCAGAAGTGTTGCTTAACAAATTGACACATCTTATCCAAGTAAATCTGTAACCAGTGCTCCTTAAGTGAAAGAATGTGGAAAGTTCTCGGCCCTGAAATCAACCATGGACgattaagaaagaaaagcacAGACCAAGAACGATCCTAATATGTAACTGTTTGATATTTACTTGGATCCCCATTATTTACCCTTCTTTGCAGAACTACCAATCATCAGAAGTGAATGCATGAGAAGCAGACTTCCTGAAAGAAAAGCTGCAAAAAAACACATGTATGATTGGAGACAGCATGCAGGAACTGGGCAGTCTTATCACTAATTTTAACCTTCCCGTGCAAAGTGCTAAAATTGAAtgaccaattcaattttacaTGCCCTTACATTTCTTCAGAAAATACGACGATATTCACCACGAAAAGTGAGGTGCTAAACTTCATCATCAAACTGACACAAAAAATACACGCAAAAGGAACAGAAACAAAACACCAAAGATTTTCAGACAATTACCAGTATAGGGCAGAAGGTTTATCAGCTCTCCAATGGATTGAGCGCATCCCTTGGCGCACACTATTGAATGCAATTGGGATGTCCTCTGCAAGGGGCAAATCACAAAGTTCTCTGACAAATTGTCCGTCAGCAGTCCATACATCTACTTTCTTGGGAAATCTTCCACAAGGTACAATGAAAGAGTATGGCCTATGGATTGAGCTTATTAAAAGGTAGTTCCCATCTGGAGAGGGGTCAATTGAGGTATATACAGCTGGTGGACCAATTTCCTCAGCTTTTCCATCCAAACTAACCAAAAGAAGTTGAGACGTGGCATAGTAATCAAATAAATCTTCGTCATATTCATCCTTCAGCAGGTCTTGAAATGTTCTAACCTGAATGACATTCTTCTGCTCATTAGACTGGATTTTTGGACCACCAGGAACCAAAGGTTTTTTTGGCGGTTCTCCACGGCCCAAGGGTATTGTGCAAACTACTAGTGTGGAGTTATCTATCCAAACAAAATTGTCAAAAACTGCATTTAAGCATATCTCAGGTGACTCAAACAATGGTCTGGCTTTCCCTGTTTCCACATCAGCAACCCAAAGCTGAAGCTTACCACTGCTATTGCCCTCCTCATCAGATCGAATGCTGAAGGACAAATGTTTACCATCATTTGACCAGGTGACAAAGTTGATCTTAGCACCATCAGGAAACCCATGTACTTCTTTTTCTGGCCCTAATTTACCATCAGGCAATAATTGATGGATCCCTATACCGGTATAAAATGACATCCGACTCCTGGTGTTGCACTTTCCATCAATGCGGATGCCAGCCAGCTTCTCTTCGGGTCTTGCAAGCTCAGTTAAAGGTGGTAAAGCTCTCCGCTTCAAAAACAGAATTTTATCCCTTTGTGGGGAGAATGACAATGCAGGAAGTGGCGGAGCATCGACTATATCTCTAATTTCTGGCGGAGGAAGACGATATGCGCCACCCAATGCCGAACCTGCATTATGTAATTCATAATGAGTATTCTGCTACTGGGAATTGTACAGCAACAATAACCCCAAAAAGTAAATCCAAGATCGTTTGAGTGCATGCTAGGGAAAGTCGTGTATTTGGGATATTGAAAACAATATGcccaaaatataaataaataatacgaACGGGAAACCTCAGTCTGCCAACAGAAAATCAGAGGGTTGAAGTAAGCACGGTTCCACCCTTTGACATTTGACAGAGAGTTATATTTCAAAGTACTTCTTATTGATGAATGCAAGCAAACAAACAAGCTTAACATATTACCAGGCAACACTTTTTCGATTAAAGTGACCTGTTGGTGATTCCATAATTAAcaggaaagggaaagaaaaaagaagctcTCAGAGTGGGTTCAGTACACAAATAGAGTGTTGCCTTGCCACTTTTGTGTCCAGGCAACCACCTTTGACTTGTAAAGCTTGATATCAGCTCATACAAGTTAAGAAAAATCAGATCATTGGTCATTGTCCTGGAGCCTAGACCCTCGAACTACAACAAAGGAAAATGCTGTTGATCTTTGCTCAACAGACTAGACGTAAGCCTGCTTCAAGGTTATGATGTAGAACTGAACATGGTCTAGCGCCACTTCCTTCAGACCTTACTTCCTCTAACCAAAGGGCATGGAATGGAAATAATTACTATAGCCTTTTCGGACATAGACAAAGTAAGATTCAAAGTCCATCAAAAGAGTGGATGTGAGGATCAAAACTGGAGACAGATCGCACAGCAGAAGCATTGTTGGCACCTTATATATCAGGATCCATCGGAGAGACAATACATCGGAAACCTCACTTGAAGTAAAGCTTTCTCTACAAAACCTCCTGCTCCCGAAAAGTTAATTACCGAACGCCTCTATTCTCTTACCATCTCGGCTAATTCCCCTCCGCATAAACCGAGATTCACACTACTGAAGTCTCTGCCAGCAATAGCTCTGAGACTACAGTCCACATGCAATTCACTCTCATCGTATACACCTACTCAGAGAATAATCGATCGCCAGACGACACAACCCACTCGaacatagtaaaaaaaaaaaaaaagcaacggaCGAGAATTCAATCCCGGACACATCAGCTACCTTCGTCCTCGTAAAAGCCGAGACCGGAACTGCTCGCGGAAGCATTAGGAGCGGAGCCACTGTCGCCGCCGTTCTCGGAGGGGGCAGCGGAGCCGACGGGGACTAAGCTGCGAAGCCTCGACGAGGTCATGATCGTCCTCGACACCACTGCCGCCTCGCCCGCGGCCGGCTGAGTTCTCAGGTGGCCAGGCGCACGGAGCGACGAGAACCTGCAGAGTgtcaaggaggaggagggaggaggagagagagggaagagagagaggatggagAGGCGGTGAAACTGGTAGACTTTGTGAGGACGCATCATTTCAGCGGATGGATGGGATGGATTAATAATCTAAAAGCGTCCCATGTCCATCGTCTTCTTTGTTGGGGAAAAAGGATGGTTCTGTGGGGAAATCAAGCTTAGTGTATCCGGCCACAAAGAATGTATCTTTCCGaccaaaacgaaaaaaaataaaaaaataaaaatgaaactaaATTCATCGAGGGTGATCGATTCCCATCCTGAAATCTCGAATTGAACCGGATAAGATCGGCCCTAAGAACCGGCTCAACCGATCTTATGTCCGTCTTGAAATCGATGacttcgtcttttttttttggttagtttCTTTCGTTCCCTGCAAATGAGAGTTCCCaatattagaagaaaaaataattaactaattaaattttgtttgacaataataaaaaataagaaatcttaGCTCAACTACCAGTCCAATTCGGGCAGTTCGATTGGTTTGGCTGGGAACCAGACCAGTTATTCCCGattctaaatttttggaactGAAAACCATTCAAAATCGGCCGTTTTTGTTCAATCTAGCTCCTGAGTTGGATCGAGACCGGTGCGCGCCACCATCTTTGGGGGTTGTCCGGGTGCTCCTTGGCGTAGGATTCTTCCATGTTCCTTGGTATGAAAAAATATCATGTAGACTTTGGTGCCCATGCGTCCCGGGACCGCAGGCACTGTGGTTGTGATGGCAACTATGCATGGCATTTACCCAgaaggcgaaaaaaaaaaaaagcagagacaatgtttcaaaagttgcaATTATTGAATCTTTTTTCTTGTGGCGACCGAGGCGTTGCAGCTTTAAATGTTCGTCGAATAATTTTTGCGAAAAGATAGAGCGCCCTTTTCACGATTGTACTTGCTGCATAAAAgtgtcttgttttctttttttgaatttttttaacaaaacataaaaaggaaaagataaataaaaatttaaataaagagaaataaCGACAATGCCATTGaaatcaacctttttttttagaatctaTCACGCCTTAgacctttatttaaaacaagattcacttcatatccttttttgagaaaatgagggtatttcaaatcattatttgaaataagattcgattagggctcttatttgagaaaataaaagcactttAAATGTACGGTATCCTACGTTTCATGTGGAATTAGCTCCGTTGGCAATGGATCGAATGAACCTTCTATTGAAATCACGAGGATTCATTCGAGATCTTTGTTAGAAGGGAGTAGCTAGATGCTTGAAATGGAGAAGGGCACTTCAACTCCTGGATGATGGCAAAATGCTAATTAtgcttcagggaccgtattatGAAAACTGTTAGGTTTAGCCAGATATACACGGGAATCAGTTCAACAAATTGAGCACCGAATAGGCAAAATATTTGATAGTTTGGATGATGATCGTTAGTGCTATTTTCCCAttcaaaaatagataataaGAGTATCGGACTTGATGTGATATGTTCCAAGCTTGTTTTGACCTTTGGCGAACCGAAGCTTAAGGAATGATGGGGTGAAGACGCGAAGATTTACATTTTCAAGATCTAAAGACTCGAGAGGCCACCAGAGTCCGCCCCTGTAATCGGCGTATTTGGTTCGAGGTCATGAGAATTGTTCTAGATTAAGAGTACTTGCACGGGTTAAAAGTCCGAACTTAACCGATTCATGTTACTTACAAGGTGCTTCACGGATCTCCGAGTAGCGAAAGTTGTGTATTCGAAATCTCGACTTACAAAAAATAGACTACCAAAGGCAGGTCAACTCGATTTTCTATCGAAATGTGATTTATTCGGAATCAATCCCATAAAAACATGATTGTGATATGGTTGTATAGCGTTGTTATCACGTTCCAACGTATGGctatgcttgcaccttgaagcGGGGGGTTAGCTTCCCATAGAGATTTTGCAATTGCGGTGGCTTAGCCAATGGAAGTGATCGTTAAGGGcccgcatgaaatcacttcagAATTTTCATTTCTCCGTCAGAAGCCCATCCGGTAGAGAAATATGTTTGACAAAAacccgatcgaagtagaaatctgtttgaaaaaaattgacttatagtaggaattttcacttctaataagatttttcacttctgataggatttttggccaattttgagaagtaaaaaattttaatttctcgaccccagaatcacttcttggaccacacctgTCTCCGTCAACCACCGTTGTTGcaaccgccggccgccgcccaccCATCGTTGCCGCccacccgccgccgccgctgcgcGTCGTCGCCCGCTTGCCACGCGGCCCGTCCaccgccgccgaccatcgccaacCTCCCCCGACGACCGCCAACCACCGTCACAGCCGCCGCCGGCTGCCGCCGCCTCcgaccgccgcccaccgccaccaaccgccgccgtcgaccatcgccgctaaaaattttattaataatatttcaaaagtagaaattttcaactgttaccaaacgaatttttcttatCGGAA contains:
- the LOC115750161 gene encoding probable glutamyl endopeptidase, chloroplastic isoform X2, producing MMRPHKVYQFHRLSILSLFPLSPPPSSSLTLCRFSSLRAPGHLRTQPAAGEAAVVSRTIMTSSRLRSLVPVGSAAPSENGGDSGSAPNASASSSGLGFYEDEGSALGGAYRLPPPEIRDIVDAPPLPALSFSPQRDKILFLKRRALPPLTELARPEEKLAGIRIDGKCNTRSRMSFYTGIGIHQLLPDGKLGPEKEVHGFPDGAKINFVTWSNDGKHLSFSIRSDEEGNSSGKLQLWVADVETGKARPLFESPEICLNAVFDNFVWIDNSTLVVCTIPLGRGEPPKKPLVPGGPKIQSNEQKNVIQVRTFQDLLKDEYDEDLFDYYATSQLLLVSLDGKAEEIGPPAVYTSIDPSPDGNYLLISSIHRPYSFIVPCGRFPKKVDVWTADGQFVRELCDLPLAEDIPIAFNSVRQGMRSIHWRADKPSALYWVETQDGGDAKVEVSPRDIIYTQPAEPLEGEQPEILHKVDLRYGGVSWCDDSLALVYESWYKTRRTRTWVISPGSKDTNPRILFDRSSEDVYSDPGSPMLRRTPAGTYVIAKVKKGNDEGTYVLLNGSGATPEGNIPFLDLFEMNTGSKERIWQSDKEKYFESVVALMSDQNDGDIILDQLKILTSKESKTENTQYYIMCWPDKRACQITNFPHPYPQLASLQKEMIRYQRKDGVQLTATLYLPPNYDSSKEGPLPCLVWSYPGEFKSKDAAGQVRGSPNEFAGIGPTSALLWLARRFAILSGPTIPIIGEGKEEANDSYVEQLVASAEAAVEEVIRRGVAHPNKVAIGGHSYGAFMTANLLAHAPHLFCCGVARSGAYNRTLTPFGFQNEDRTLWEATNTYVEMSPFMSAHRIKKPILLIHGEEDNNPGTLTMQSDRFFNALKGHGSLCRLVVLPFESHGYAARESIMHVLWETDRWLQKYCVSNTSDESKGVVDSEAKVVAASGGGNPELADFDQDQFKCIPRSSL
- the LOC115750161 gene encoding probable glutamyl endopeptidase, chloroplastic isoform X1; this translates as MMRPHKVYQFHRLSILSLFPLSPPPSSSLTLCRFSSLRAPGHLRTQPAAGEAAVVSRTIMTSSRLRSLVPVGSAAPSENGGDSGSAPNASASSSGLGFYEDEGSALGGAYRLPPPEIRDIVDAPPLPALSFSPQRDKILFLKRRALPPLTELARPEEKLAGIRIDGKCNTRSRMSFYTGIGIHQLLPDGKLGPEKEVHGFPDGAKINFVTWSNDGKHLSFSIRSDEEGNSSGKLQLWVADVETGKARPLFESPEICLNAVFDNFVWIDNSTLVVCTIPLGRGEPPKKPLVPGGPKIQSNEQKNVIQVRTFQDLLKDEYDEDLFDYYATSQLLLVSLDGKAEEIGPPAVYTSIDPSPDGNYLLISSIHRPYSFIVPCGRFPKKVDVWTADGQFVRELCDLPLAEDIPIAFNSVRQGMRSIHWRADKPSALYWVETQDGGDAKVEVSPRDIIYTQPAEPLEGEQPEILHKVDLRYGGVSWCDDSLALVYESWYKTRRTRTWVISPGSKDTNPRILFDRSSEDVYSDPGSPMLRRTPAGTYVIAKVKKGNDEGTYVLLNGSGATPEGNIPFLDLFEMNTGSKERIWQSDKEKYFESVVALMSDQNDGDIILDQLKILTSKESKTENTQYYIMCWPDKRACQITNFPHPYPQLASLQKEMIRYQRKDGVQLTATLYLPPNYDSSKEGPLPCLVWSYPGEFKSKDAAGQVRGSPNEFAGIGPTSALLWLARRFAILSGPTIPIIGEGKEEANDSYVEQLVASAEAAVEEVIRRGVAHPNKVAIGGHSYGAFMTANLLAHAPHLFCCGVARSGAYNRTLTPFGFQNEDRTLWEATNTYVEMSPFMSAHRIKKPILLIHGEEDNNPGTLTMQSDRFFNALKGHGSLCRLVVLPFESHGYAARESIMHVLWETDRWLQKYCVSNTSDASADLNACKDDESKGVVDSEAKVVAASGGGNPELADFDQDQFKCIPRSSL